Proteins co-encoded in one Sebastes umbrosus isolate fSebUmb1 chromosome 20, fSebUmb1.pri, whole genome shotgun sequence genomic window:
- the LOC119479362 gene encoding receptor-type tyrosine-protein phosphatase H-like isoform X1, with amino-acid sequence MKPSSSKITSDHFLLCVFLSLLWGSTDSNATSSAPDTTLTSSTNPTETTTRLTTLTTLQTTKAPPEDVRNVTVLTQDESSITLKWDKVDNILTYILQYHNNGSLKEDFITASEEGSSVTHLVTPLSAGRKYNFTLITAFEGVNSTGHRFDAVTAPLNAVDFKSLDQTETSITLQWQRVGTISNYVLVFNGSEINVPASAEQVNHTISELTSGTEYNVTLFTVFETVKSSGVNLSAVTAPENVKNVNVSTQNESSITLMWDKVNNILTYFLQYDNNGSLKEDFIPASEGVSSVTHVVTPLSAGRKYNFTLITASKGVNSTGYRFDAVTAPLNAEDFKSLDQTETSITLQWKKVPDIPEYILVFNGSEIIVNASSADVTVTKLIPGLINGTKYDFTLFTVFGNIRSRGLNLSAATAPRDAEDFRSVDQNETSITLQWQIVGTISNYVLVFNGSEINVHASAEQVTHTISELTSGTKYNVALFTVFETVRSRGVNLFAATAPLNAVDFKSLDQNETSITLQWQRVGTISNYVLVFNGSEINVPASAEQVNHTISELTSGTKYNVTLFTVFETVRSSGVNLSAVTAPENVKNMNVSTQNESSITLMWDKVNSISTYFLQYDNKEDPISESQDASVTHVVTSLTAGKKYNFTVITLFEGVNSTGRWIAAVTAPLNAEGFKSVDQNETSITLQWQNVGNIPYYILVFNGSENNVTASAAQVTHTISELTSGTEYYFRLFTVFENIRSSGVNYSPVTAPRNTDVLESVGQNETSITLQWKKVDGIPNYTLVFNETMINVKASEGLETVTHTILGLITATKYNITLFTVFKNVRSSGLNTTAFTAPGNVNNVTVLTQNESSITLTWNKVNNISTYFLQNDNNGSSTEVNGDTFYQKASVIYEVSSLNAGTKYNFILITGFEKVNSTGFSFNAVTVPSMLPLVNVTERSVTSITLTWQRENKDWDYFFEMNGVNPQLLTNRALDVESRSFTSLQPGTAYRFSVITVFSGLNSTAYEDFTVTAIDCTNVTWHVTTSSIQGRVQGLFSNATATSKSQTHVSPGGNNVSFTGLYPGDTYNVSLEYEIDSKTFLQCIHEQTIIPPPLSGRCEYWAAGYSVLIVLDEPAGVWTSVEVNGKEYPEYGNGEERLRIYISGFQPAKTYKMSLTSLSGTERSNKPLVILCHTDPRGVIAGAVFAVLLFCVLVCLAVFIFFKRPDIISRKKQFIGGSKQPKKKCKAISVAKFPDHFHQLGVDENRGFSQEYESLSPVGTEQTRKAATEPENKARNRFNNVLPYDWCRVKLTSSPNGSSDYINANYMPGYNSNREYIATQGPLPSTVNDFWRMIWEQRVNGIVMVTNCTEGGKTKCQRYWPADSKPCLNGELLVTIRSEQEEPYWTLREFSVKHSNNSGERTVKHFHFTAWPDHGVPQGTEALIQFRGLVRRHIEREGAGAPTVVHCSAGVGRTGTIIALDVLLQQLEKERAVGINGFVHKMRLSRPHMVQTESQYVFLHQSIMDRLQPNEKTEENIYENSDMIYVNATALRELR; translated from the exons ATGAAGCCTTCATCTTCCAAAATCACCTCAGACCACTTTCTGCTGTGTGTCTTCCTGAGTCTACTTTGG GGTTCCACTGACTCCAACGCAACATCATCAGCACCAGACACAACACTGACAAGTTCAACAAACCCAACAGAGACAACAACACGGTTAACCACTCTGACAACCCTTCAAACAACAAAAGCAC CTCCTGAAGATGTGAGAAACGTGACCGTGTTGACACAAGACGAAAGTAGCATAACTCTGAAGTGGGACAAGGTTGACAACATCTTAACATACATCCTACAATATCATAACAATGGTAGTCTCAAGGAGGACTTCATCACTGCATCCGAGGAAGGGTCATCAGTTACACATTTGGTTACTCCTCTGTCTGCTGGGAGAAAATACAATTTCACTCTCATCACTGCGTTTGAGGGGGTCAACAGCACTGGACACAGATTTGACGCTGTCACTG CTCCTCTTAATGCAGTAGATTTCAAATCACTTGACCAAACTGAGACCAGTATAACTCTGCAGTGGCAAAGAGTGGGAACTATCTCTAACTATGTACTTGTGTTCAATGGAAGTGAGATAAATGTCCCTGCATCAGCGGAACAAGTGAATCACACAATCTCAGAGCTCACAAGTGGGACTGAATACAACGTCACTCTCTTCACTGTGTTTGAAACTGTTAAAAGCAGTGGAGTAAACCTCTCTGCAGTCACTG CACCTGAAAATGTGAAGAACGTGAACGTGTCAACACAAAATGAGAGTAGCATAACTCTGATGTGGGACAAAGTTAACAACATCTTAACATACTTCCTACAATATGATAACAATGGTAGTCTCAAGGAGGACTTTATCCCTGCATCCGAGGGAGTGTCATCAGTTACACATGTGGTTACTCCTCTGTCTGCTGGGAGAAAATACAATTTCACTCTCATCACTGCGTCTAAGGGGGTCAACAGCACTGGATACAGATTTGACGCTGTCACTG CTCCTCTTAATGCAGAAGATTTCAAATCACTTGACCAAACTGAGACCAGTATAACTCTGCAGTGGAAAAAAGTGCCGGACATCCCCGAATATATACTTGTGTTCAATGGATCTGAGATAATCGTCAATGCATCATCAGCCGACGTGACAGTGACAAAATTAATCCCAGGGCTCATAAATGGGACTAAATACGACTTCACTCTCTTCACTGTGTTTGGAAATATCAGAAGCAGAGGACTAAACCTCTCTGCAGCTACTG CTCCTCGTGATGCAGAAGATTTCAGATCGGTTGACCAAAATGAGACCAGTATAACTCTGCAGTGGCAAATAGTGGGAACTATCTCTAACTATGTACTTGTGTTCAATGGAAGTGAGATAAATGTCCATGCATCAGCGGAACAAGTGACACACACAATCTCAGAGCTCACAAGTGGGACTAAATACAACGTCGCTCTCTTCACTGTGTTTGAAACTGTTAGAAGCAGAGGAGTAAACCTCTTTGCAGCTACAG CTCCTCTTAATGCAGTAGATTTCAAATCACTTGACCAAAATGAGACCAGTATAACTCTGCAGTGGCAAAGAGTGGGAACTATCTCTAACTATGTACTTGTGTTCAATGGAAGTGAGATAAATGTCCCTGCATCAGCGGAACAAGTGAATCACACAATCTCAGAGCTCACAAGTGGGACTAAATACAACGTCACTCTCTTCACTGTGTTTGAAACTGTTAGAAGCAGTGGAGTAAACCTCTCTGCAGTCACGG CACCTGAAAATGTGAAGAACATGAACGTGTCAACACAAAATGAGAGTAGCATAACTCTGATGTGGGACAAAGTCAACAGCATCTCAACATACTTCCTACAATATGACAACAAAGAGGACCCCATCAGCGAATCTCAAGACGCATCAGTTACACATGTGGTTACTTCTCTGACTGCCgggaaaaaatataatttcactGTCATCACTCTGTTTGAGGGGGTCAACAGCACTGGACGCTGGATTGCAGCTGTCACTG CTCCTCTTAATGCAGAAGGTTTCAAATCAGTTGACCAAAATGAGACCAGTATAACTCTGCAGTGGCAAAACGTGGGAAATATCCCTTACTATATACTTGTGTtcaatggaagtgaaaacaacGTCACTGCATCAGCGGCACAAGTGACACACACAATCTCAGAGCTCACAAGTGGGACTGAATATTACTTCAGGCTCTTCACTGTTTTTGAAAATATCAGAAGCAGTGGAGTAAACTACAGCCCAGTCACTG CTCCACGTAACACAGATGTGTTAGAATCAGTCGGACAAAATGAGACCAGTATAACTCTTCAGTGGAAAAAAGTGGATGGCATCCCCAACTATACACTTGTGTTCAATGAAACGATGATAAACGTCAAAGCATCAGAGGGACTAGAAACCGTGACGCACACAATCTTAGGGCTCATAACTGCGACTAAATACAACATCACTCTCTTCACTGTGTTCAAAAATGTCAGAAGCAGCGGATTAAACACCACTGCATTTACGG CTCCtggaaatgttaataatgtgaCTGTGTTGACACAAAACGAGAGTAGTATAACTCTGACGTGGAACAAGGTTAACAACATCTCAACATACTTCCTACAAAATGATAACAATGGAAGTTCCACTGAGGTCAATGGCGACACATTTTATCAAAAGGCATCAGTTATCTACGAGGTCTCTTCGCTTAATGCTGGGacaaaatataatttcattCTCATCACTGGCTTTGAGAAAGTCAACAGCACTGGATTCTCATTTAACGCTGTGACTG ttcccTCAATGTTGCCTTTGGTCAATGTGACTGAACGCTCTGTGACCAGCATAACCCTGACGTGgcagagagagaataaagacTGGGACTACTTTTTCGAAATGAACGGGGTAAATCCACAACTTCTCACAAATAGAGCCTTGGATGTTGAGTCCCGTTCATTCACGTCTCTCCAGCCTGGAACAGCGTATCGATTCAGCGTGATCACAGTGTTCTCTGGACTCAACAGCACCGCTTATGAAGACTTCACAGTAACAG CCATAGACTGTACCAATGTAACCTGGCATGTTACTACCTCATCGATCCAAGGAAGGGTTCAAGGCTTGTTCTCGAATGCAACAGCCACTAGTAAATCTCAAACTCATGTCAGTCCTGGAGGAAACAACGTGTCATTTACTGGCCTCTACCCTGGTGACACCTATAACGTGTCTCTTGAGTATGAAATAGATTCCAAGACCTTTCTACAGTGTATCCACGAGCAGACAATCA TTCCTCCGCCTTTAAGTGGTCGCTGTGAGTACTGGGCAGCTGGCTATTCTGTCTTAATCGTCTTGGATGAACCGGCCGGTGTGTGGACTTCAGTGGAGGTGAACGGGAAAGAATACCCAGAGTATGGAAATGGGGAAGAGCGTCTCAGAATCTATATATCTGGATTCCAACCTGCTAAAACATATAAGATGTCTTTAACTTCACTGTCCGGGACCGAAAGGAGTAATAAACCATTAGTTATTTTGTGTCATACTGATCCAAGGG GAGTCATTGCAGGGGCAGTATTTGCTGTTCTGCTTTTTTGTGTCCTGGTCTGTCTGGctgtcttcattttttttaaaagaccagATATTATCAG CAGGAAAAAGCAATTCATCGGTGGTTccaaacaaccaaaaaaaaagtgcaa agCTATTTCTGTGGCAAAGTTTCCAGACCACTTCCACCAACTGGGTGTGGACGAGAACAGAGGTTTCAGCCAGGAATATGAG AGCCTCAGTCCTGTTGGCACGGAGCAAACACGAAAGGCAGCTACTGAACCTGAGAACAAAGCGAGGAATCGTTTCAACAACGTCCTGCCAT ATGACTGGTGTCGGGTGAAGCTTACATCCAGTCCCAATGGATCCTCCGACTACATTAATGCCAATTACATGCCA GGCTACAACAGCAACAGAGAGTACATCGCCACCCAGGGTCCTCTGCCCTCCACAGTCAATGATTTCTGGAGAATGATCTGGGAACAAAGAGTGAACGGCATCGTCATGGTAACCAACTGCACCGAGGGAGGAAAG ACTAAGTGTCAACGATACTGGCCTGCAGACAGTAAACCTTGCCTTAACGGAGAGCTGTTGGTCACCATCAGATCTGAGCAGGAGGAGCCTTACTGGACATTGAGGGAATTTAGCGTGAAACAC AGCAACAACTCAGGGGAGCGCACAGTGAAACATTTTCACTTCACTGCCTGGCCTGACCACGGAGTCCCACAGGGCACCGAAGCCCTGATCCAGTTCAGAGGACTGGTGAGACGGCACATAGAGAGAGAAGGGGCTGGAGCGCCAACTGTGGTTCACTGCAG TGCTGGAGTGGGGAGGACAGGCACTATCATTGCCCTGGATGTGCTGCTTCAGCAGCTAGAGAAGGAAAGAGCAGTGGGCATCAATGGCTTTGTGCACAAGATGAGACTGAGCCGCCCACACATGGTGCAGACAGAG TCCCAGTATGTTTTCCTGCACCAAAGCATCATGGACCGTCTGCAGCCAAATGAGAAGACTGAAGAGAACATATATGAGAATTCAGACATGATCTACGTCAACGCCACTGCACTCCGAGAGCTACGTTAG
- the LOC119479362 gene encoding receptor-type tyrosine-protein phosphatase H-like isoform X7 yields the protein MKPSSSKITSDHFLLCVFLSLLWGSTDSNATSSAPDTTLTSSTNPTETTTRLTTLTTLQTTKAPPEDVRNVTVLTQDESSITLKWDKVDNILTYILQYHNNGSLKEDFITASEEGSSVTHLVTPLSAGRKYNFTLITAFEGVNSTGHRFDAVTAPLNAVDFKSLDQTETSITLQWQRVGTISNYVLVFNGSEINVPASAEQVNHTISELTSGTEYNVTLFTVFETVKSSGVNLSAVTAPLNAVDFKSLDQNETSITLQWQRVGTISNYVLVFNGSEINVPASAEQVNHTISELTSGTKYNVTLFTVFETVRSSGVNLSAVTAPENVKNMNVSTQNESSITLMWDKVNSISTYFLQYDNKEDPISESQDASVTHVVTSLTAGKKYNFTVITLFEGVNSTGRWIAAVTAPLNAEGFKSVDQNETSITLQWQNVGNIPYYILVFNGSENNVTASAAQVTHTISELTSGTEYYFRLFTVFENIRSSGVNYSPVTAPRNTDVLESVGQNETSITLQWKKVDGIPNYTLVFNETMINVKASEGLETVTHTILGLITATKYNITLFTVFKNVRSSGLNTTAFTAPGNVNNVTVLTQNESSITLTWNKVNNISTYFLQNDNNGSSTEVNGDTFYQKASVIYEVSSLNAGTKYNFILITGFEKVNSTGFSFNAVTVPSMLPLVNVTERSVTSITLTWQRENKDWDYFFEMNGVNPQLLTNRALDVESRSFTSLQPGTAYRFSVITVFSGLNSTAYEDFTVTAIDCTNVTWHVTTSSIQGRVQGLFSNATATSKSQTHVSPGGNNVSFTGLYPGDTYNVSLEYEIDSKTFLQCIHEQTIIPPPLSGRCEYWAAGYSVLIVLDEPAGVWTSVEVNGKEYPEYGNGEERLRIYISGFQPAKTYKMSLTSLSGTERSNKPLVILCHTDPRGVIAGAVFAVLLFCVLVCLAVFIFFKRPDIISRKKQFIGGSKQPKKKCKAISVAKFPDHFHQLGVDENRGFSQEYESLSPVGTEQTRKAATEPENKARNRFNNVLPYDWCRVKLTSSPNGSSDYINANYMPGYNSNREYIATQGPLPSTVNDFWRMIWEQRVNGIVMVTNCTEGGKTKCQRYWPADSKPCLNGELLVTIRSEQEEPYWTLREFSVKHSNNSGERTVKHFHFTAWPDHGVPQGTEALIQFRGLVRRHIEREGAGAPTVVHCSAGVGRTGTIIALDVLLQQLEKERAVGINGFVHKMRLSRPHMVQTESQYVFLHQSIMDRLQPNEKTEENIYENSDMIYVNATALRELR from the exons ATGAAGCCTTCATCTTCCAAAATCACCTCAGACCACTTTCTGCTGTGTGTCTTCCTGAGTCTACTTTGG GGTTCCACTGACTCCAACGCAACATCATCAGCACCAGACACAACACTGACAAGTTCAACAAACCCAACAGAGACAACAACACGGTTAACCACTCTGACAACCCTTCAAACAACAAAAGCAC CTCCTGAAGATGTGAGAAACGTGACCGTGTTGACACAAGACGAAAGTAGCATAACTCTGAAGTGGGACAAGGTTGACAACATCTTAACATACATCCTACAATATCATAACAATGGTAGTCTCAAGGAGGACTTCATCACTGCATCCGAGGAAGGGTCATCAGTTACACATTTGGTTACTCCTCTGTCTGCTGGGAGAAAATACAATTTCACTCTCATCACTGCGTTTGAGGGGGTCAACAGCACTGGACACAGATTTGACGCTGTCACTG CTCCTCTTAATGCAGTAGATTTCAAATCACTTGACCAAACTGAGACCAGTATAACTCTGCAGTGGCAAAGAGTGGGAACTATCTCTAACTATGTACTTGTGTTCAATGGAAGTGAGATAAATGTCCCTGCATCAGCGGAACAAGTGAATCACACAATCTCAGAGCTCACAAGTGGGACTGAATACAACGTCACTCTCTTCACTGTGTTTGAAACTGTTAAAAGCAGTGGAGTAAACCTCTCTGCAGTCACTG CTCCTCTTAATGCAGTAGATTTCAAATCACTTGACCAAAATGAGACCAGTATAACTCTGCAGTGGCAAAGAGTGGGAACTATCTCTAACTATGTACTTGTGTTCAATGGAAGTGAGATAAATGTCCCTGCATCAGCGGAACAAGTGAATCACACAATCTCAGAGCTCACAAGTGGGACTAAATACAACGTCACTCTCTTCACTGTGTTTGAAACTGTTAGAAGCAGTGGAGTAAACCTCTCTGCAGTCACGG CACCTGAAAATGTGAAGAACATGAACGTGTCAACACAAAATGAGAGTAGCATAACTCTGATGTGGGACAAAGTCAACAGCATCTCAACATACTTCCTACAATATGACAACAAAGAGGACCCCATCAGCGAATCTCAAGACGCATCAGTTACACATGTGGTTACTTCTCTGACTGCCgggaaaaaatataatttcactGTCATCACTCTGTTTGAGGGGGTCAACAGCACTGGACGCTGGATTGCAGCTGTCACTG CTCCTCTTAATGCAGAAGGTTTCAAATCAGTTGACCAAAATGAGACCAGTATAACTCTGCAGTGGCAAAACGTGGGAAATATCCCTTACTATATACTTGTGTtcaatggaagtgaaaacaacGTCACTGCATCAGCGGCACAAGTGACACACACAATCTCAGAGCTCACAAGTGGGACTGAATATTACTTCAGGCTCTTCACTGTTTTTGAAAATATCAGAAGCAGTGGAGTAAACTACAGCCCAGTCACTG CTCCACGTAACACAGATGTGTTAGAATCAGTCGGACAAAATGAGACCAGTATAACTCTTCAGTGGAAAAAAGTGGATGGCATCCCCAACTATACACTTGTGTTCAATGAAACGATGATAAACGTCAAAGCATCAGAGGGACTAGAAACCGTGACGCACACAATCTTAGGGCTCATAACTGCGACTAAATACAACATCACTCTCTTCACTGTGTTCAAAAATGTCAGAAGCAGCGGATTAAACACCACTGCATTTACGG CTCCtggaaatgttaataatgtgaCTGTGTTGACACAAAACGAGAGTAGTATAACTCTGACGTGGAACAAGGTTAACAACATCTCAACATACTTCCTACAAAATGATAACAATGGAAGTTCCACTGAGGTCAATGGCGACACATTTTATCAAAAGGCATCAGTTATCTACGAGGTCTCTTCGCTTAATGCTGGGacaaaatataatttcattCTCATCACTGGCTTTGAGAAAGTCAACAGCACTGGATTCTCATTTAACGCTGTGACTG ttcccTCAATGTTGCCTTTGGTCAATGTGACTGAACGCTCTGTGACCAGCATAACCCTGACGTGgcagagagagaataaagacTGGGACTACTTTTTCGAAATGAACGGGGTAAATCCACAACTTCTCACAAATAGAGCCTTGGATGTTGAGTCCCGTTCATTCACGTCTCTCCAGCCTGGAACAGCGTATCGATTCAGCGTGATCACAGTGTTCTCTGGACTCAACAGCACCGCTTATGAAGACTTCACAGTAACAG CCATAGACTGTACCAATGTAACCTGGCATGTTACTACCTCATCGATCCAAGGAAGGGTTCAAGGCTTGTTCTCGAATGCAACAGCCACTAGTAAATCTCAAACTCATGTCAGTCCTGGAGGAAACAACGTGTCATTTACTGGCCTCTACCCTGGTGACACCTATAACGTGTCTCTTGAGTATGAAATAGATTCCAAGACCTTTCTACAGTGTATCCACGAGCAGACAATCA TTCCTCCGCCTTTAAGTGGTCGCTGTGAGTACTGGGCAGCTGGCTATTCTGTCTTAATCGTCTTGGATGAACCGGCCGGTGTGTGGACTTCAGTGGAGGTGAACGGGAAAGAATACCCAGAGTATGGAAATGGGGAAGAGCGTCTCAGAATCTATATATCTGGATTCCAACCTGCTAAAACATATAAGATGTCTTTAACTTCACTGTCCGGGACCGAAAGGAGTAATAAACCATTAGTTATTTTGTGTCATACTGATCCAAGGG GAGTCATTGCAGGGGCAGTATTTGCTGTTCTGCTTTTTTGTGTCCTGGTCTGTCTGGctgtcttcattttttttaaaagaccagATATTATCAG CAGGAAAAAGCAATTCATCGGTGGTTccaaacaaccaaaaaaaaagtgcaa agCTATTTCTGTGGCAAAGTTTCCAGACCACTTCCACCAACTGGGTGTGGACGAGAACAGAGGTTTCAGCCAGGAATATGAG AGCCTCAGTCCTGTTGGCACGGAGCAAACACGAAAGGCAGCTACTGAACCTGAGAACAAAGCGAGGAATCGTTTCAACAACGTCCTGCCAT ATGACTGGTGTCGGGTGAAGCTTACATCCAGTCCCAATGGATCCTCCGACTACATTAATGCCAATTACATGCCA GGCTACAACAGCAACAGAGAGTACATCGCCACCCAGGGTCCTCTGCCCTCCACAGTCAATGATTTCTGGAGAATGATCTGGGAACAAAGAGTGAACGGCATCGTCATGGTAACCAACTGCACCGAGGGAGGAAAG ACTAAGTGTCAACGATACTGGCCTGCAGACAGTAAACCTTGCCTTAACGGAGAGCTGTTGGTCACCATCAGATCTGAGCAGGAGGAGCCTTACTGGACATTGAGGGAATTTAGCGTGAAACAC AGCAACAACTCAGGGGAGCGCACAGTGAAACATTTTCACTTCACTGCCTGGCCTGACCACGGAGTCCCACAGGGCACCGAAGCCCTGATCCAGTTCAGAGGACTGGTGAGACGGCACATAGAGAGAGAAGGGGCTGGAGCGCCAACTGTGGTTCACTGCAG TGCTGGAGTGGGGAGGACAGGCACTATCATTGCCCTGGATGTGCTGCTTCAGCAGCTAGAGAAGGAAAGAGCAGTGGGCATCAATGGCTTTGTGCACAAGATGAGACTGAGCCGCCCACACATGGTGCAGACAGAG TCCCAGTATGTTTTCCTGCACCAAAGCATCATGGACCGTCTGCAGCCAAATGAGAAGACTGAAGAGAACATATATGAGAATTCAGACATGATCTACGTCAACGCCACTGCACTCCGAGAGCTACGTTAG